The genomic region CAGCGCCAGAAGGGTGGAGAAGAAGGCAATGCTCAGGCTCGAAATATAGGAATTGATGTACAGGGAATCGTCAATCAGCCATTTGAAATTCTCGAAATCGAGGTTCGAGAAGAAATTGACGATACCGGGCCAGCCGGCAGAAAGGTCAAACTGCGGCGTGTAGGGCGGAATGGAAATTGCCGCATCGGACAGGGCAATTTTCAGGACGATTACAAACGGGGCCAGGAAGAACAGCAACAGCCACAGATAGGGTGTGCCTATCAGAAGAAACCTGCGCCATTTTCCGTCCATCCGGCCTCTCCCCGTCAGTTGGCCAGCAGCAGGCCTGCGCCCGCTGTCCAGGAAAGCCAGACCTTGTCTTCCCAGGTGATTTGCCGGTTTGAAATGCGCCTTCGGTTCGCTTCCTGTGCCTTGATGACAGACCCGTTTGCCAGCCGGACATGATAGGTCGACAGATTGCCCACATAGGCGATGTCGTCGACCACACCTTCGATCTGATTGACCGCCTTTGCATCCTTGTTTTTGGAAATGGTGATCTTTTCCGGCCGGATGGCAAGATGGGCTTTGCTGCCCTTGGCCAGCGGTTCAGTGGATCGTGCGGTAAATTCCTGTTTATAGCCGTCAACGGTGAAACGGATACAATCCTCGCCCTCTGCTTTCTTTGCCCCGCCAACCTTGGCTTCAATCAGGTTTACATCGCCGATGAAGTCGGCAACGAAACGCGATTTGGGGTTTTCGTAAATGTCGGCAGGGGTATCGACCTGAGCCAGAATGCCATGATCCATGACGCCGATGCGGGTTGCCACCGTCATCGCCTCTTCCTGGTCGTGGGTGACGATAATGAAGGTCGTACCGAGTTTTTCCTGGATGTTGACCAGTTCGAACTGTGTCGATTCACGAAGCTTGGCATCGAGCGCACCCAGCGGCTCGTCCAGCAGCAGAAGCTTGGGATTGCGGGCCAGGGAGCGGGCAAGCGCCACGCGCTGGCGCTGGCCGCCGGACATCTGATGGGGCTTGCGGGCGGAGAATTGTTCCATCTTCACCAGCCGCAACATTTCGTTGGTGCGCTCTTCAACGGCCCCCTTCTCCATGCCTGCGCGCTTCAGTCCGAAGGCAATGTTCTGGGCAACCGTCAGATGGGGAAAAAGCGCATAGGACTGAAACATCATGTTCACCGGCCGCAGATTGGGCGGTGTGGATGCGATGTCCTTGCCATCCAGCAGGATCGTCCCGCCGGTTAGTGTCTCAAAGCCTGCAAGCATGCGCAACAAGGTGGATTTGCCGCATCCTGACGGTCCCAGCAGGGCGAAAAACTCGCCGGGAAACACCTTCAGGGAAACATTATCGACGGCGGTAAAGTCACCGAATTGTTTGGTGACGTCTCGGAATTCAACGATCGGAACCGCATCTTCACTCAGCCATGAGCGCGCGGCATTTTCACCCGGCTTGCCATCTTTGGAACCGGCGCCGCCCTTTGCCGGCGTTTTTTTGGAAGTGGCCACATAAACCCCGCTGCAATAACCCCGGAAAAACAACGGGTCCGGAAGTGGCTTCCGGACCCGTGGCCGGTCTTTTACTGGCCGGTGGTGACCTTGGTCCACAGGCGGGTCGCAACGCGCTGGGTCTTCGGATCATACGCCAGCTTCGTGTACAGGCCCTTGGTTGCCTCTTCCGTGGGATAGACACCCGGATCGGTGATCAGGTCCTCTTCCAGAAGCTCCATCGATGCCTTGTTGCCATTGGCGTAATAGACATAGTTCGACGCCTTGGCGATCACCTCGGGCCGCATGATGTAGTCGAGGAAAGCGTGGGCCTCCTCAACATTCTGGGCGTCCGCCGGAATGGCCATCTGGTCGAACCACATCAGCGCACCTTCCTTGGGAATGGAATATGCAACCTCAACGCCATTGTCGGCCTCATCGGCACGATCGCGGGCCTGCAGCACGTCGCCGGACCAGCCGACGGCCAGGCAGATATCGCCATTTGCCAGCGCATTGATATACTCGGAAGAATGGTATTTCTGCACATAAGGCCGGATCGCCATGAGGGCTTCTTCCGCCTTGGCCAGATCGTCAGGATCGGATGTGTTGGGATCGATACCCATCCAGTTGAGTGCGGCAGGAATAAGCTCATCAGGTGCATTCAGCAGATGCACGCCGCAATCCTTGAACTTTGAAATCAGCTCCGGTTTGAAAATCACATCCCAGGAATCGATGGTATCGGTGCCCAGGATTTCCTTTGCCTTGCCCACATTGTAGCCAATGCCTGTCGTGCCCCACATGTAGTTGATGGAATATTCGTTGCCCGGATCGTATTTGGCGGTCTGCGCAGCAACGTCATCCCACATGTTTTTCAGATTGGGCAGTTTGGACTTGTCGAGTTTCTGAAACACACCAGCCTGGATCTGGCGGGAAAGAAACGAGCCGGTCGGAACCACAATGTCGTAACCGGTACCACCGGCCAGCAATTTGGTTTCCAGAACCTCGTTTGAATCGAAAACGTCATAGGTGACTTCGATCCCGGTTTCCTTTGTGAAATCCTCCAATATCGATTCGTCGATATAGTCGGACCAGTTGTAAATTCGCACTTCCGCAGCCATCGAAGCCGTAGCCGCCATGGAGATCGCGGTTGTCCATGCGGCGAGTTTGATCGCGTTCTTCATTGAGTAACACCTTAGTTGCTGTTTCTGCTCTCGGCAGCAGCGAGCCGCCATTGCCTGGCAGCTCCCTCCCGGGTGAAGTTAAGACGATTTTTCCGCAAGCGACAAGTACCGTTTCGATAATGGCCGGTCATTGCCACCTTGCCGGGATGGGCGGTTTTCCTTGCACAGGCAGAGTGAATTGTTGATTATGACGACCGGTCTGTTAACCGGCCGCAACTCCGCACCCTGGCCCAGTCCCTGGAAAAAACCATGAATAAAAGTCAAATCGATCAGTGGGCCGAAGGTTTGCCGGCAGCCGCCCGGGAATGGCTCAACGGACGCCGGGTCGAGGAAGTCGAATGCGTCATCAGCGACTTTGCGGGCATCGCCCGCGGCAAGGTCATGCCGGCCCGCAAGTTTATTGAAACCACGCGCTCCTTCCTCCCGGTGTCGATTTTCTATCAGACAATCACCGGTGAATATTCCGACTACGACACCGAGGAATCCTGGACCGAGCGCGATATGGTTCTGGTGCCGGATCTTCATACTGCCGTTGCCTCGCCCTGGGCCGACGATGTTACCGTTCAGATTATCCATGACATGGAAACGCTGGACGGGGACCCTGTCCCGCTTTCACCCCGCTATGTGCTCAAGCGCGTGCTCAATCTCTACAAGCGCAAGGGATGGGAGCCCGTGGTGGCGCCTGAACTGGAATTCTATCTTACAAAGCCGAACATCGATCCGGATTTTCCGCTGGAACCCCCGGTGGGCCGCTCCGGCCGCCAGGGCGCCGGCCGTCAATCCTATTCCATCGCAGCCATCGACGAATATACCGCCGTCATCGATACGATCTACGATTTTGCGGAAGCCCAGGGCATTGAAATCGACACGATCATCCAGGAAGGCGGTGCAGGCCAGATCGAGATCAATCTCAACCATGGCAATCCGCTGCTGCTTGCAGATCAGGTGTTCTTTTTCAAACGCACCGTGCGTGAGGCAGCACTGCGTCACAACTGTTATGCCACCTTCATGGCCAAGCCGATCGAGGACGAGCCGGGCAGTGCCATGCACATTCACCAGTCGGTGGTTGACCGCAAAACGGGGACCAATATTTTCAGCAAGCCTGACGGCAGTCCAAGCGATTTGTTTCACTGGTTTATCGGTGGACAGCAGCATTATCTGATTTCCGTGATCTCGCTGCTGGCACCTTATGTGAACTCATATCGGCGGCTGGTGCCGGGAGTTTCTGCACCGATCAACCTTGAATGGGGGTGTGACAACCGCTCCACCGGGCTGAGAATCCCCACTTCCGGCCCCGAGGCGCGCCGGGTGGAAAACCGGGTTGTCGGCATGGACACCAATCCCTATCTAGCGCTGGCTGCCTGTCTTGCCTGCGGCTATCTTGGCATGACGCGCAAGGTTGCGCCCCGGGAAGCCGTATCGGGCGATGCCTATTCGCTGCCCCATGCCCTGCCCGCGAAATGTTCGAAGGCCTTAAACAGCTCGACCGCCACAAGGAAGTGCGCAAGGTGCTGGGTGAGGAGTTCTGCATGATGTACCAGCACACCAAGTTCCGCGAGTTCGAGGATTATCTGAAAGTCATCAGCCCCTGGGAGCGCGAACATTTGCTGCTCAATGTGTGAGACCCGCCGGGATACCTCATGACCAGCATCAATCTACTGCATTCAAATGACCGGAAGGGAGTGTTTCCTGCTTCCTGGTATGCGGCGATTACCGGTGCACCGGCTTCCCGCCCGGCCTTTTCGGGCAGTGCTGAATTTGATGTGTGCATTATTGGTGGAGGACTGACCGGCCTTTCAGCGGCGCTGCATCTTTCTAGGGCCGGGTATGATGTGGCAGTGCTTGAGGCGCACCGCGTCGGCTGGGGAGCGTCGGGCCGCAATGGCGGGCAGGTTGGAACCGGACAGCGCCTTGATCAGGATTATCTGGAAAAGCACTACGGCAGGGATAATGCCCACCGCTACTGGGAAGTTGCCGAAGAAGCCAAGGCATTGGTGCGCAAACTGGCTGGCAGCAGTCGCTTCGAATGCAATGTCGAAGCGGGCATTCTGCACGCAGATCACAAACCGCGTTATGTTGCAGAAAGCCGCGACTACGCCGAAAAGCTCAATGCCGAATATGGCTATGACAAGGTCCGTTTTGTCGACCGGCAGGAGCTCCGCCAGCTGGTGCGCAGCGAAAGCTATTTTGGCGGCACCCTCGACATGGGGGCCTTTCACCTTAATCCACTCGCACTGACATTTGGCATTGCCGAACAGGCTGAAGACGCCGGTGCTGTATTGTTTGAAAATTCCGAAGTTCTGTCGGTGACGGAAGGCAATCAGATTAAGGTCAAAACCCGGCAGGGCGAAATCCGCGCCGGCCATCTTCTTTATGCCTGCAACGGCTATCTTGGCATGCTGCAGAAGGGCATCGCAGAGCGTGTCTTGCCGATCAACAACTTCGTCATCGTTACCGAACCGCTTACCCCGGCGCAACGCGATGCGATCCTGCCGTCGCCTGCAGCGGTTGCCGATTCAAAGTTCGTCATCAATTACTTCCGCATGACCCATGACAACCGTCTGCTGTTTGGTGGCGGGGAAAACTACGGTTACCGGTTCCCCGCCGACATCAAGGCATTTGTCCGCAAGCCCATGCTGGAGATTTTTCCCCAGGCCGAACCGCTCAAAATCGACTTTGGCTGGGGCGGGACTTTGGCCGTGACAGTCAAGCGGCTGCCGCTTTTCCAGCGCGTTCGGGGCAACATTCTTGCCTGTACGGGCTATTCTGGGCATGGCGTTGCACTGGCCACGCTTGCCGGAAAAATCGCGGCTGAAGCAGTTGATGGCCAGGC from Salaquimonas pukyongi harbors:
- a CDS encoding ABC transporter ATP-binding protein, giving the protein MSEDAVPIVEFRDVTKQFGDFTAVDNVSLKVFPGEFFALLGPSGCGKSTLLRMLAGFETLTGGTILLDGKDIASTPPNLRPVNMMFQSYALFPHLTVAQNIAFGLKRAGMEKGAVEERTNEMLRLVKMEQFSARKPHQMSGGQRQRVALARSLARNPKLLLLDEPLGALDAKLRESTQFELVNIQEKLGTTFIIVTHDQEEAMTVATRIGVMDHGILAQVDTPADIYENPKSRFVADFIGDVNLIEAKVGGAKKAEGEDCIRFTVDGYKQEFTARSTEPLAKGSKAHLAIRPEKITISKNKDAKAVNQIEGVVDDIAYVGNLSTYHVRLANGSVIKAQEANRRRISNRQITWEDKVWLSWTAGAGLLLAN
- a CDS encoding NAD(P)/FAD-dependent oxidoreductase, with product MTSINLLHSNDRKGVFPASWYAAITGAPASRPAFSGSAEFDVCIIGGGLTGLSAALHLSRAGYDVAVLEAHRVGWGASGRNGGQVGTGQRLDQDYLEKHYGRDNAHRYWEVAEEAKALVRKLAGSSRFECNVEAGILHADHKPRYVAESRDYAEKLNAEYGYDKVRFVDRQELRQLVRSESYFGGTLDMGAFHLNPLALTFGIAEQAEDAGAVLFENSEVLSVTEGNQIKVKTRQGEIRAGHLLYACNGYLGMLQKGIAERVLPINNFVIVTEPLTPAQRDAILPSPAAVADSKFVINYFRMTHDNRLLFGGGENYGYRFPADIKAFVRKPMLEIFPQAEPLKIDFGWGGTLAVTVKRLPLFQRVRGNILACTGYSGHGVALATLAGKIAAEAVDGQASRFDLMADLDTPRFPGGTLLRYPMLVAAMTWFSLRDRL
- a CDS encoding glutamine synthetase family protein, giving the protein MNKSQIDQWAEGLPAAAREWLNGRRVEEVECVISDFAGIARGKVMPARKFIETTRSFLPVSIFYQTITGEYSDYDTEESWTERDMVLVPDLHTAVASPWADDVTVQIIHDMETLDGDPVPLSPRYVLKRVLNLYKRKGWEPVVAPELEFYLTKPNIDPDFPLEPPVGRSGRQGAGRQSYSIAAIDEYTAVIDTIYDFAEAQGIEIDTIIQEGGAGQIEINLNHGNPLLLADQVFFFKRTVREAALRHNCYATFMAKPIEDEPGSAMHIHQSVVDRKTGTNIFSKPDGSPSDLFHWFIGGQQHYLISVISLLAPYVNSYRRLVPGVSAPINLEWGCDNRSTGLRIPTSGPEARRVENRVVGMDTNPYLALAACLACGYLGMTRKVAPREAVSGDAYSLPHALPAKCSKALNSSTATRKCARCWVRSSA
- a CDS encoding polyamine ABC transporter substrate-binding protein, translated to MKNAIKLAAWTTAISMAATASMAAEVRIYNWSDYIDESILEDFTKETGIEVTYDVFDSNEVLETKLLAGGTGYDIVVPTGSFLSRQIQAGVFQKLDKSKLPNLKNMWDDVAAQTAKYDPGNEYSINYMWGTTGIGYNVGKAKEILGTDTIDSWDVIFKPELISKFKDCGVHLLNAPDELIPAALNWMGIDPNTSDPDDLAKAEEALMAIRPYVQKYHSSEYINALANGDICLAVGWSGDVLQARDRADEADNGVEVAYSIPKEGALMWFDQMAIPADAQNVEEAHAFLDYIMRPEVIAKASNYVYYANGNKASMELLEEDLITDPGVYPTEEATKGLYTKLAYDPKTQRVATRLWTKVTTGQ